acacTCATCCATTTATTTCAgtgttaattcattttaaagtcATGTCTGCAATAGCATTGACGCTTTCTGCTTTACGCATGTTTTAGggcgtaaataaatatttcgatagTCAATACGTTATCATAAGtaatattgttatattaaataGAGATTTcattctgattttatttttaattctgtgCTATTGtgaacttattataaaataaataaattatcaaataaaactgCGTCAAACAAAAtacgttatttatttattattaagttggtaatatttgatttaaaacgcACATTTATTAACGCATGTGCATTTGatataaacttatatattacaatattgtaaaaatcatttttcacgtatactttgaataataattaattaactgtagaattatttacgatataaaaatatataaattgtttcatacattcgttattattattacttaataaacaTCGTATACATTGTGTAGGTATGTGTTTTTGTAGTAAATACATTTTACaggttacatttatttttaattttgcatttgATTGACgctagttttatttaaaaacaattactatagagttataattattatatactttgttttctttcttttttacgtacaataaaaaatcttaataaagtgtattataaaaatattaaattgtcattaataatagaaaatattgtttataacatttttaattatttatgtatattataatggAATTAAAAgtgtgtaaattaattaattatcggctataactatttattaattatttgttattggaGATCTGTGgactatattttgttttatgtacaaattatttcaaattatgaaattgatttattatttttaatcttaccATTCTACACAAGAACGTGAATATAGGAAACAGAGTTATtagtctaaaaaaattattcgattttaaaatatgaatccaAAATATGTACTTTATTAGACATTATCAATTTGCAATAGCGATGTGTTATGTTTGCTTAGAATCGAAGAGAAATGTTACGATTTTCATcttttctcaaatttaaaaatatcaaatgaatatcataataaaattcatgagtcatataaaattataatttcaatatttagaaGTTCAAGaagttcaatattttattaacattcgaaaaaaaagttcgaagttcgcatttttttatttgaattctcCATTGTTTGTTTATCTCCATAATTTGACATAATCTGTACATAacctaagaaatattttatttaaaaaattatataaaaaataatcttatattgtgaaataaatgtattgtaaaatgaaaatttctgtagagaaaaaaaatgtcatgGAAAGTAATTTATTGCCtgagtataattatttaatatttaaaaaaatggagatctgtttaataatatattttgagactattttaatattaaaaaattggaaaatttgtacttttgaattgatgtgattatttttatataaatgattttatgtaagtttatttgtattttttttgtttttcataattttcctgagtatattataataatttttcttaaaaattttcttgtactgTGTAAAGAttgctttttttcaattttgattgtattttttttaaatatttgagaaacaataagattttttaatatgaatatttttgtttgtaaaaaggCATACTCGtgagattttattttgtacctGTTATACctgaatttaatatatatatattttttttgtaatttttttaaatattaagaaacgttattatttttttgaattttatagtaaatatatatttctaaagatTGAAGCTTCAAATTAATAGTACAATAATCACTGGTATCaaacagaaaaattataaatatattttcttaaaaaaaaattcactgcatttaaaaaacaacacataTGCTTTGagaataattcttaaaatacatttttcttgaaaaaagtaTGCGGACATCTATTTATGAAAGTGTAATATAGAATTGTTTTTAGCTAATATAACAACTGAAATATGtcacatgaaataaaaatgtaataaaattttaatgaaggtGATTGAACTGGAGTgcattattaaaagaaaaaacaaccGACTCTCTACAAAACTAACGTgacataattttgtattttcagtttttttaatactCTTTAAATTAGTAGCAGACATCACAgacagtatttatttttataatattgcatTGTATACTGAGAAATTAACATCAGCGTATTCGTTCAATTGCTTgtgtgttttataatttaaaaattatgacttatttttattaagtaaatgGAGATGCTATATtgttaattagaaaataataaaagaccGATGCCTTATctcataaattaatgaaaaataaattaaataatttcatgttaataaaaagtaaaaattctcTATGCTGTTTAgtattttatgtacataaaaacggaaaagaaaaattctggaaaaaaactataaaaaaactatgatggtcttttcattctttaaaagtatgaaggtaaaaatattgtaacatCAGTAGATTGGAAtgcaatgaatataaaaaataaactatttttttgttatttgtctGCTATACttatttagaaaaaagaaaaaaaatgtattttaaaatattctctaaattaacgaaaatattaacgaaagttttttttttcttatagacacttaataataattgctttttatggtgaatttttttttttttttttttttttttaataattatttatctaagtttaaatttttaaaattgtgtctAAATGTCCCTAAAATAGTACCGTAtactcaattttaataatatttgtgtatgcTTTGTTTTGGtcgagcaaaaaatattttgctccttatattaattatattatgaaaaattgtgtaatgaaattattattttaacataaaacaataaaaaaatgtaatattttctttattttactttGAGGTAGACGGATggaattatttagttttctttctttaaaaaaaattcttcgtttattttaaaaactaaagagGTAGTTTGGATGGAATTCTTTCTATGTTTCAATATTTCTGAGAATGATTGTATACACATtgtattttccaataaattcgAAGTATTCTTCATAAATCTTaaacataattactattttatagtaaaaaatcgGCCGTTACGTTCTTggttttattttacaacaaaatcaaattttggatTGGGaggagagtttttttttttaaattctaacaaataaaactggccatattttttttaagaactaCATTAAGAAATTCGTTTAGTAAGACGGAAAGAATGcagcagaaattattattttttttgtatattcacaGCCATTCATATTTCTCATGCGCATGCATGCATATCATGAGATACACGCCTTACTgagctttttacaaaaaataggcTCAATGCAGTTCATTTTTAATCGCCAGTTTTTGATGGTGAAACTTCCCCATGTTCTGCTTCTTCATCACTATACTCATCTTCACCTGGGGATGTATCACCATCGTCTATATGATCGTTTGTTACACCGCCATTACCCCCCACTCCCAATCCCCCTCCCCTATCATTATTATTACCCCCACCACTGTCATCACCACGATTTCGATCGTTAATAACCATATCTTCAGGACCAGTTGGTGTGTCGTCTCTACGTATATTTTCATCTTGTGATGAAGAAGTAGTCCGTTTCATTGAAAAATCGTTTGCTACATGCATTTGTTGTTGCATTTTTTCTAGGAAATGTTGTTGTGTTACTTTATCTAGCCCCATTGCATTGTATTGAGCTATTTTTGCTGCATGGACTGCTGCCGCTGCTTGTTCCGTTGACATCATACTCAAACCATTTTCAGCCATAAATTGTAAGTATGTATCTAATATTTGTGAACCGGTTGTAGTACTTGATTGTGGAACACCAGGATGCGGTGCTAATGGAGATGGATACGATGGTTCTTTCGAAGACAGATTCTGTGCTATCGAATCTATACTCTTGGCAGCAATCGCTTGACTTGTTGAATTTGGTTTACTCGAACTTACCTTGGTAATTGTTGTATTATAATGATTTAACGGTGGTGACATGGCATCCAACATACTACTTCCATATCGCGAGTGTGATACCGTTAAATCTTCTGGGTCATTATCACCACATATTGAACTACCAGCTTCCGACGGTGCTCCAGAATATACACTCTTTGCATCTAATTTCACATCGGTGCGTCGTGGGCCAGTTGGTGATGCACGTGCACGTAATTCCGCAGCACTAACTTTTACACCAGCTTTTGCTAATAATCTACTTGCTAATTCTGGATCGAATGGTGATGGCATTGGTAGTACTGGTAAATCTTTGGTACTAATACCCCGATGTTGACGTGACATATGCGAATGTAATGAATTTCGACTTTTTGCAACTGTTCCACATAACACACATCGATAACCAGGGCATACAGTATGTTTATCCTCTAAATGTGTTCGTAGTGTATGCGCTGATCGATAGATTTTACCACATTTCGGACATGGTCTCGGATCTGTAGCTCTTACTCGAATGTCGAAAGAACGTCGTGAAACTAGAAACATATAATAGGTTcaacttttttggttttttgtgttttttgctttgattttgatagcttttgttttattatttttaaacaattattttttttttttttgacatttgcATGAGAGAGAGATATCATGagtgttattgttattaaataagtgagatagtattatatattaaagaaaCTCTACCAATCTTGCGATTTTTTGtgtgcaaataaaaattatgaagattattttaaaatagattttttgtaaataaaaacacacaACATTTACTttggaaaattgttatttatttttaaatatttattgtaataatatataaatgcaaatataattatataaattctttttttctaaatttaatatactgatttggaaaaaaattaattaccttcgtgttttttaaaaaggaaaaaaaggaCACATGTAAGCttaagatatataaataaatagatatgtaATTATACATAGTGCATTTTCTTTTGGCATAAATGGGTGGAGTATGATCGTA
This genomic interval from Chrysoperla carnea chromosome 1, inChrCarn1.1, whole genome shotgun sequence contains the following:
- the LOC123305409 gene encoding protein abrupt, whose product is MGGETGPEQQYSLRWNDFHASILSSFRHLRDEEDFVDVTLACDGCSFTAHKVVLSACSPYFRRLLKANPCQHPIVILRDVQQKDMESLLRFMYNGEVHIGQDQLADFLKTAQMLQVRGLADVPPGAAGQKMTTTPPDKISPASQSLPWPASDMREDSIRDGALSPPPNKRSRSTERLPRSYSPDRRRSPSRGNGIADMRESLLGQALEGGPTIHTNSNNQKGHSDSSLQAQSTGEDSNSSDTALSERGGPVTPKAEPGDYSGMLDDHPLLNSNGSSNMIDQPRTPTFPGALLGLQGLPGLMAGPSGLHGSTPDNFGVSRRSFDIRVRATDPRPCPKCGKIYRSAHTLRTHLEDKHTVCPGYRCVLCGTVAKSRNSLHSHMSRQHRGISTKDLPVLPMPSPFDPELASRLLAKAGVKVSAAELRARASPTGPRRTDVKLDAKSVYSGAPSEAGSSICGDNDPEDLTVSHSRYGSSMLDAMSPPLNHYNTTITKVSSSKPNSTSQAIAAKSIDSIAQNLSSKEPSYPSPLAPHPGVPQSSTTTGSQILDTYLQFMAENGLSMMSTEQAAAAVHAAKIAQYNAMGLDKVTQQHFLEKMQQQMHVANDFSMKRTTSSSQDENIRRDDTPTGPEDMVINDRNRGDDSGGGNNNDRGGGLGVGGNGGVTNDHIDDGDTSPGEDEYSDEEAEHGEVSPSKTGD